One segment of Desulfovibrio sp. X2 DNA contains the following:
- the uvrC gene encoding excinuclease ABC subunit UvrC, with protein sequence MPPSSLFRPDEFSESAGVYLMKDAKGRILYVGKAKSLRRRLASYFRSPEDLAPKTRALMARVLSIDTLLTATEKEALLLENSLIKKHRPRYNILLRDDKQYLLFKLTKQTDYPRLTVARKAERDGAAYFGPFTSATDAKETWRLIGRVFPLRKCTDRTLHNRVRPCLYHYIGQCLAPCVNDVPRDEYAGLVEKVEMLLGGRSEELIRDLEARMREASAALAFERAAILRDQVRAVRRTLERQATVLPGGGDLDAAAVAPAAGGLGLCLLFVRQGRMIGQKTFFWPDLGPEDGPEAVAAALVQFYGPERLIPGLVLLPWPIEDETVEQVLAERRGAGISLRPPRSTVEKQLLDMARRNAAQAAPRQDQPGLAEALARALHMAEPPGRIECVDVSHLQGEATRAGHVVFLQGEPARNENRAYALDDTGGDDYRALGQWTERRLVSGPPWPDLVLIDGGRGQLEAVRRSLAEAGQEGLFALASIAKAGRRAGELGDQIFLPGRKNPLPLRPGSPEMLFLQRLRDAAHAFVIGRQRRARRSGLMQSELLSLPGIGPKTAKLLWDNFASVEEMLAASEADLAAVPGLGRKKARVVHAALQSLHAGG encoded by the coding sequence ATGCCGCCGAGTTCACTCTTCCGCCCGGACGAGTTCTCCGAGTCCGCGGGCGTCTATCTCATGAAGGATGCCAAGGGCCGCATCCTCTATGTGGGCAAGGCCAAGAGCCTGCGCCGCCGCCTGGCCTCCTACTTCCGTTCGCCGGAGGATCTTGCGCCCAAGACCAGGGCGCTCATGGCCCGGGTCCTGTCCATAGACACCCTGCTGACGGCCACGGAGAAGGAGGCCCTGCTTCTCGAGAACAGCCTGATCAAGAAGCACCGGCCGCGCTACAACATCCTGCTGCGCGACGACAAGCAGTACCTCCTCTTCAAGCTCACCAAGCAGACGGACTATCCGCGCCTGACCGTGGCCCGCAAGGCCGAGCGGGACGGGGCGGCCTACTTCGGTCCGTTCACCTCCGCCACGGACGCCAAGGAGACCTGGCGGCTCATCGGCCGCGTCTTTCCCCTGCGCAAGTGCACCGACCGCACCCTGCACAACCGCGTCCGCCCCTGCCTCTATCATTATATAGGTCAGTGCCTGGCTCCCTGCGTCAACGACGTGCCGCGGGACGAATACGCGGGCCTGGTCGAGAAGGTCGAGATGCTCCTCGGCGGGCGCTCCGAGGAGCTCATCCGAGACCTCGAGGCACGCATGCGCGAAGCCTCGGCAGCCCTGGCCTTCGAGCGGGCCGCCATCCTGCGCGACCAGGTGCGGGCCGTGCGCCGCACCCTGGAGCGCCAGGCCACGGTCCTGCCTGGGGGAGGGGACCTGGACGCGGCCGCCGTGGCACCCGCCGCCGGAGGCCTCGGACTCTGCCTGCTCTTCGTCCGTCAGGGGAGGATGATAGGCCAGAAGACCTTCTTCTGGCCCGACCTCGGGCCCGAGGACGGGCCGGAAGCCGTGGCCGCCGCGCTGGTGCAGTTCTATGGTCCCGAACGCCTGATCCCCGGTCTGGTCCTGCTGCCTTGGCCCATAGAGGACGAGACCGTGGAGCAGGTCCTGGCCGAGCGCCGGGGGGCGGGGATATCCCTTCGGCCGCCGCGTTCGACAGTGGAGAAGCAGCTTCTGGACATGGCAAGGCGCAACGCGGCCCAGGCCGCTCCGCGCCAGGACCAGCCGGGCCTGGCCGAGGCCCTGGCCAGGGCCCTGCACATGGCCGAGCCCCCCGGACGCATCGAATGCGTCGACGTGTCGCACCTGCAGGGCGAGGCCACGCGCGCTGGGCACGTGGTCTTCCTGCAAGGCGAGCCCGCACGGAACGAGAACCGGGCCTACGCCCTGGACGACACGGGAGGCGACGACTACCGCGCCCTCGGGCAGTGGACCGAGCGCAGGCTCGTGAGCGGTCCGCCCTGGCCGGATCTCGTGCTGATCGACGGCGGACGCGGACAGCTCGAGGCCGTGCGCCGTTCCCTGGCCGAGGCCGGGCAGGAGGGACTCTTCGCCCTGGCCTCCATCGCCAAGGCCGGGCGACGCGCCGGAGAGCTCGGCGACCAGATATTCCTGCCGGGTCGCAAGAATCCGCTCCCCCTGCGGCCGGGCAGCCCGGAGATGCTCTTCCTGCAGCGCCTGCGCGACGCCGCCCACGCCTTCGTCATCGGCAGGCAGCGCAGAGCCAGGCGCAGCGGGCTCATGCAGAGCGAGCTGCTTTCCCTGCCGGGCATCGGCCCCAAGACGGCCAAGCTCCTGTGGGACAATTTCGCATCCGTCGAGGAGATGCTCGCCGCTTCGGAGGCGGATCTGGCCGCCGTGCCCGGCCTCGGGCGCAAGAAGGCACGCGTCGTCCACGCCGCCCTGCAGAGCCTGCACGCCGGGGGCTGA
- a CDS encoding outer membrane homotrimeric porin, with protein sequence MVSTVFGYWRLDNNEGGAAGTDKTTMNTDVDAELLAIPLTFDGVKLSPFFALVEYGANSKAGSLSVSNVTSVPSANGQHLDDQGTIWYAGSGFNISLLDPFMIYADFNYGSLSAKDTESERAGWLADLAVEYKGLSWFTPSVFGWYSSGLSSDHSDSDGRMPVVDGSWTASTMFHNGGRMLNDDRDALGQFVGSWGIGLKLAQMSFVKDLSHDLSFSYITGTNDKDALKTTSSSNPAMLYGRDLTTEDHVYAIDLNNTYKLMENLSVLADLGIAVPDLDKDTWRSTVGNDAVENQATMWRVATGFVYNF encoded by the coding sequence ATGGTCTCCACCGTGTTCGGCTACTGGCGCCTGGACAACAATGAGGGCGGCGCCGCCGGCACCGACAAGACCACGATGAACACCGACGTGGACGCCGAGCTGCTCGCCATCCCCCTGACCTTCGATGGCGTCAAGCTCTCTCCGTTCTTCGCGCTGGTTGAATACGGCGCCAATTCCAAGGCCGGCTCCCTGAGCGTCAGCAACGTCACCTCCGTGCCCTCGGCCAACGGCCAGCATCTGGACGACCAGGGCACCATCTGGTACGCCGGTTCCGGCTTCAACATCTCCCTGCTCGATCCCTTCATGATCTACGCCGACTTCAACTACGGCTCCCTGAGCGCCAAGGACACCGAGTCCGAGCGCGCCGGCTGGCTGGCCGACCTGGCCGTGGAGTACAAGGGCCTGTCCTGGTTCACCCCGAGCGTGTTCGGCTGGTATTCCTCCGGTCTGTCCAGCGACCACTCCGATTCCGACGGCCGCATGCCTGTGGTCGACGGCTCCTGGACCGCCAGCACCATGTTCCACAACGGCGGCCGCATGCTGAACGACGACCGTGACGCCTTGGGACAGTTCGTCGGCTCCTGGGGCATCGGCCTCAAGCTGGCCCAGATGTCCTTCGTCAAGGACCTGAGCCACGACCTGAGCTTCTCGTACATCACCGGCACCAACGACAAGGACGCCCTGAAGACGACCTCCAGCTCGAACCCTGCCATGCTGTACGGCCGCGACCTGACCACCGAGGATCACGTCTACGCCATCGACCTGAACAACACCTACAAGCTGATGGAGAACCTCTCCGTCCTGGCCGACCTCGGCATCGCCGTGCCCGACCTGGACAAGGACACCTGGCGCTCCACCGTCGGCAACGACGCCGTGGAGAACCAGGCCACCATGTGGCGCGTGGCCACCGGCTTCGTGTACAACTTCTAG
- a CDS encoding outer membrane homotrimeric porin, with amino-acid sequence MKKLFVLFALAAMVLGAAGLAHALDVKAKGQFVANYTYWTNYNNPFQDGSSNVDTQHNSMQHRARLYMDFRANENVNMQVAFEIGDVTWGKSGSGSMGGDVSADGKSVEVKRAYLEFKMPGYTSLITTVGTMGAVFPSSGYFGGSAIFDDDITGITVANKWNDMVSTVFGYWRLDNKEGGAAGTDKTTMNTDVDAELLAVPLTFDGVKVSPFVALVEYGANSNVAALTTSNLSSIASANGQNLDDQGTVWYAGSGFNISLLDPFIIYADFNYGSLSAKDTKSERAGWIADAAVEYKGLSWFTPSVLGWYASGLSSSSSDSDGRMPVVDGSWMASNMLNPGGRMLNDDSTTINYTGTWGLGFKLMDISFMKDLSHDIGFAWYTGTNDKDATKGGAFGMQYGHDLTTKDNVYAIDFNNTYKLMENLSVLADLGIAIPDFDKDTWRSTAGSAVDNQKTMWRVSTGFVYNF; translated from the coding sequence ATGAAGAAGCTCTTCGTGCTCTTCGCCCTGGCGGCGATGGTCCTGGGCGCGGCCGGTCTGGCCCACGCCCTGGACGTCAAGGCCAAGGGTCAGTTCGTCGCCAACTACACCTACTGGACGAACTACAACAATCCGTTCCAGGACGGCAGCAGCAACGTCGACACCCAGCACAACAGCATGCAGCACCGCGCGCGTCTGTACATGGACTTCCGCGCCAACGAGAACGTGAACATGCAGGTCGCCTTCGAGATCGGCGACGTGACCTGGGGTAAGAGCGGCTCCGGCTCCATGGGCGGCGACGTCTCGGCCGACGGCAAGTCCGTCGAGGTCAAGCGCGCCTACCTCGAGTTCAAGATGCCCGGCTACACCTCCCTGATCACCACCGTGGGCACCATGGGCGCCGTCTTCCCGAGCTCCGGCTACTTCGGCGGCTCGGCCATCTTCGACGACGACATCACCGGCATCACCGTGGCCAACAAGTGGAACGACATGGTCTCCACCGTGTTCGGCTACTGGCGCCTGGACAACAAGGAAGGCGGCGCCGCCGGCACCGACAAGACCACGATGAACACCGACGTGGACGCCGAGCTGCTCGCCGTCCCCCTGACCTTCGACGGTGTCAAGGTCTCCCCGTTCGTCGCGCTGGTTGAGTACGGCGCCAACTCCAATGTCGCCGCCCTCACCACCTCCAACCTGTCGTCCATCGCCTCGGCCAACGGCCAGAACCTGGACGACCAGGGCACCGTCTGGTACGCCGGTTCCGGCTTCAACATCTCCCTGCTCGATCCCTTCATCATCTACGCCGACTTCAACTACGGCTCCCTGAGCGCCAAGGACACCAAGTCCGAGCGCGCCGGCTGGATCGCTGACGCGGCCGTGGAGTACAAGGGTCTGTCCTGGTTCACCCCGAGCGTGCTCGGCTGGTACGCCTCCGGCCTGTCCAGCAGCAGCTCCGATTCCGACGGCCGCATGCCTGTGGTCGACGGCTCCTGGATGGCCAGCAACATGCTGAACCCCGGTGGCCGCATGCTGAACGACGACTCCACCACCATCAACTACACCGGTACCTGGGGCCTCGGCTTCAAGCTGATGGACATCTCCTTCATGAAGGACCTGTCGCATGACATCGGCTTCGCCTGGTACACCGGCACCAACGACAAGGACGCCACCAAGGGCGGCGCCTTCGGCATGCAGTACGGCCACGACCTGACCACCAAGGACAACGTTTACGCCATCGACTTCAACAACACCTACAAGCTGATGGAAAACCTGTCCGTGCTGGCCGATCTCGGCATCGCCATCCCCGACTTCGACAAGGACACCTGGCGCTCCACCGCCGGTTCCGCCGTGGACAACCAGAAGACCATGTGGCGCGTGTCCACCGGCTTCGTCTACAACTTCTAG
- the hisD gene encoding histidinol dehydrogenase: MPCRTIRHNGPDSIADIRCWLDARRRTDASVESTVLEILADVARRGDEALVERTRRFDCPDFDLGRLRVPVEEIRASLAHIPAEDRAILTEAAANIRSFHERQLPNSWVRTDPDGSMLGQLVRPVDRAGLYVPGGKGGETPLISSLLMNAIPAQVAGVSGVAVISPPRKDGTLNPYILAAAALLGIDEVYAVGSAWGVAALAYGTRTIPSVDVIAGPGNIFVTTAKRLLIGRVGIDMIAGPSEIAILADDSARPDFVAADMLSQAEHDPLAASILVTTSEELAAAVPAELSRQLAALPRADLARTSLKEWGGIVLMPDMDTALTVINLIAPEHLELLTRDPQALLGRIRHAGAIFSGHYAPEPVGDYFAGPNHVLPTLGTARFSSALSVETFLKKSSLIATSREFTLAAADKIARLARLEGLEAHARSVEIRK; the protein is encoded by the coding sequence ATGCCCTGTCGTACAATTCGCCACAACGGCCCCGATTCCATAGCCGACATCCGCTGCTGGCTCGACGCCCGCCGCCGGACCGACGCCTCCGTCGAGAGCACGGTTCTCGAAATTCTCGCCGACGTCGCCCGCCGCGGCGACGAGGCCCTCGTCGAGCGCACCCGGCGCTTCGACTGCCCGGATTTCGACCTCGGGCGCCTGCGCGTGCCGGTCGAGGAGATCCGGGCGTCCCTCGCCCACATCCCGGCCGAGGACCGCGCCATACTCACTGAGGCGGCGGCCAACATCCGCTCCTTCCACGAGCGCCAGCTCCCCAACTCCTGGGTGCGCACCGATCCCGACGGCTCCATGCTCGGCCAGCTCGTGCGGCCGGTGGACCGCGCAGGCCTCTACGTGCCGGGCGGCAAGGGCGGCGAGACGCCGCTCATCTCGAGCCTGCTCATGAACGCCATTCCGGCCCAAGTGGCCGGAGTTTCGGGTGTGGCCGTGATCTCGCCGCCGCGCAAGGACGGGACGCTGAATCCTTACATCCTCGCCGCCGCGGCCCTGCTCGGCATCGACGAGGTCTACGCCGTGGGCTCTGCCTGGGGCGTGGCCGCGCTGGCTTACGGAACCCGGACCATTCCCTCCGTGGACGTCATCGCCGGGCCGGGCAACATCTTCGTGACCACGGCCAAGCGCCTGCTCATCGGCCGCGTGGGCATCGACATGATCGCCGGTCCCTCGGAGATCGCCATCCTGGCAGACGACTCCGCCCGCCCCGACTTCGTGGCCGCGGACATGCTCTCCCAGGCCGAGCACGACCCGCTCGCGGCGAGCATCCTGGTGACCACCTCCGAGGAGCTGGCCGCGGCCGTGCCTGCGGAACTCTCGCGCCAGCTCGCCGCCCTGCCGCGCGCGGACCTCGCCCGCACCTCGCTCAAGGAATGGGGCGGCATCGTCCTCATGCCGGACATGGACACCGCGCTTACGGTCATCAACCTCATCGCCCCGGAGCACCTGGAGCTCCTGACCCGTGATCCGCAGGCCCTGCTCGGCCGCATCCGCCACGCGGGCGCCATCTTCTCCGGCCACTACGCCCCGGAGCCCGTGGGCGACTACTTCGCCGGGCCGAACCACGTCCTGCCCACGCTCGGCACGGCCCGCTTCTCTTCCGCGCTCTCGGTGGAGACGTTCCTCAAGAAATCGAGCCTCATCGCCACGAGCAGAGAGTTCACCCTGGCCGCCGCGGACAAGATCGCCCGCCTGGCGCGCCTCGAGGGGCTGGAGGCCCATGCCCGCTCCGTGGAGATCAGGAAATAG
- a CDS encoding phosphoribosylaminoimidazolesuccinocarboxamide synthase, translated as MKIVSKTNIPEYPLLSRGKVRDIYAVGDDELLIVTTDRLSAFDVILPDAIPFKGAVLNQITLFWMERFKDLVPNHVVADRIELFPENLRAYADELEGRSVIVKKASPLPIECIVRGYITGSGWKDYKKTGKVSGHALPEGLLESQELPEPLFTPSTKAEIGAHDENITVDRAGELIGGDVLREVERISLEIYRQARNYARNCGIIIADTKFEFGIKGGQLLWIDEALTPDSSRFWPMDGYEPGHGQPSFDKQFVRDYLEEIGFNKQPPAPHLPPELVEKTSRTYMRIFEMLTGSKLKV; from the coding sequence ATGAAGATCGTCAGTAAGACAAACATTCCGGAGTACCCCCTCCTCTCCCGGGGCAAGGTACGCGACATCTACGCCGTGGGAGACGACGAACTGCTCATCGTGACCACCGACCGGCTCTCGGCCTTCGACGTCATCCTGCCCGACGCCATCCCCTTCAAGGGCGCCGTGCTGAACCAGATCACCCTGTTCTGGATGGAGCGCTTCAAGGACCTCGTGCCCAACCACGTGGTGGCCGACCGCATCGAACTCTTCCCCGAGAACCTGCGCGCTTACGCCGACGAGCTCGAAGGCCGCTCGGTGATCGTCAAGAAGGCCTCCCCGTTGCCCATCGAGTGCATCGTGCGCGGCTACATCACCGGCTCCGGCTGGAAGGACTACAAGAAGACGGGCAAGGTCAGCGGCCATGCCCTGCCCGAGGGGCTGCTCGAGTCCCAGGAACTGCCCGAGCCCCTGTTCACCCCCTCCACCAAGGCCGAGATCGGCGCGCACGACGAGAACATCACCGTCGACCGCGCGGGCGAGCTCATCGGCGGCGACGTGCTGCGCGAGGTGGAGCGCATCTCCCTCGAGATCTACCGCCAGGCGCGCAACTACGCCCGCAACTGCGGCATCATCATCGCCGACACCAAGTTCGAGTTCGGCATCAAGGGCGGCCAGCTGCTATGGATCGACGAGGCGCTGACCCCCGACTCCTCGCGCTTCTGGCCCATGGACGGCTACGAGCCGGGTCACGGCCAGCCGAGCTTCGACAAGCAGTTCGTGCGCGACTACCTGGAGGAGATCGGCTTCAACAAGCAGCCCCCGGCCCCCCATCTTCCGCCTGAGCTCGTCGAGAAGACCAGCCGGACTTACATGCGGATCTTCGAAATGCTGACCGGCTCCAAACTCAAGGTCTGA
- a CDS encoding enoyl-ACP reductase, with amino-acid sequence MLMKDKKALIFGVANERSIAYGIAQQFKEQGARLAFSYANDAIRKRIEPISEELGGEFIVQCDVQDDAALAATAAEVKEKWGDVDVLVHSVAYADRNDLAGRYIDTSRAGFALAMDVSAYSLVCLCKAFEPLLHEDSTVMAMTYHGAQKVVTNYNVMGVAKAALEASVRYLAVDLGAKGVRINAISAGPIKTLASSGISGFKTILHTIEERAPLRRNVTIEDVGKTALFLCSDLSHGVTGEVLYADSGYNIMGI; translated from the coding sequence ATGCTCATGAAAGACAAGAAAGCCCTCATCTTCGGCGTGGCCAACGAGCGTTCCATCGCCTACGGCATCGCCCAGCAGTTCAAGGAGCAGGGGGCGAGGCTGGCCTTCAGCTACGCCAACGACGCCATCAGGAAGCGCATCGAGCCCATCAGCGAGGAGCTCGGCGGCGAGTTCATCGTGCAGTGCGACGTGCAGGACGATGCTGCCCTGGCCGCGACCGCTGCCGAGGTCAAGGAGAAGTGGGGCGACGTGGACGTGCTGGTGCACTCCGTGGCCTACGCCGACAGGAACGACCTGGCAGGCCGCTACATCGACACCAGCCGCGCGGGCTTCGCCCTGGCCATGGACGTCTCGGCCTACTCGCTCGTGTGCCTGTGCAAGGCCTTCGAGCCCCTGCTGCACGAGGACTCCACGGTCATGGCCATGACCTACCACGGCGCGCAGAAAGTGGTGACCAACTACAACGTCATGGGCGTGGCCAAGGCCGCTCTGGAAGCCTCGGTGCGCTACCTGGCCGTGGACCTGGGCGCCAAGGGCGTGCGCATCAACGCCATCAGCGCCGGTCCCATCAAGACCCTGGCCTCCAGCGGCATCTCGGGCTTCAAGACCATCCTGCACACCATCGAGGAGCGGGCCCCGCTGCGCCGCAACGTGACCATCGAGGACGTGGGCAAGACCGCCCTGTTCCTGTGCTCCGACCTGAGCCACGGCGTGACCGGCGAAGTGCTCTACGCGGACTCCGGCTACAACATCATGGGCATCTAG
- a CDS encoding DegT/DnrJ/EryC1/StrS aminotransferase family protein yields MDQIPFGALSPQLEADADALRAAFERVLQSGWFLSGPEVAAFEQEFSAWLGLPWAVSCANGTDAIILTLSALNLPPESRVVLPAFTATPCYHAVLAAGCIPVFAEVDESYYTIDPESLRRQAEATEARAVLAVHLYGQSCDLAPIEAVCREQGLFLIEDCAQAHGTTYQGRAAGTVGDLAAFSFYPTKNLGALGDAGALAGRSEEWRDRARLVRQYGENPRYVSVMPGMNSRMDELQAAFLRVRLARLEALNAERRLLAARYKAGLADTPLVLPAERPGCNHAFHLFVVRVPGARGKREALAEFLKERGIGTAVHYPVPGHRQPMFGLGRADVDGEFSLEITEHLADEVLSLPLWPGLGEAAVDRICAAVREFYGM; encoded by the coding sequence ATGGATCAGATCCCCTTCGGCGCCCTCTCGCCGCAGCTCGAAGCCGACGCGGACGCGCTCCGCGCGGCCTTCGAGCGGGTGCTCCAAAGCGGCTGGTTCCTCTCCGGTCCCGAGGTTGCGGCCTTCGAGCAGGAGTTCTCGGCCTGGCTCGGCCTGCCCTGGGCCGTGTCCTGCGCCAACGGCACGGACGCCATCATCCTGACGCTCTCCGCCCTGAACCTGCCGCCCGAGAGCCGCGTCGTGCTGCCCGCCTTCACGGCCACGCCCTGCTACCACGCGGTGCTGGCCGCGGGCTGCATCCCGGTCTTCGCCGAGGTCGACGAGAGCTACTACACCATCGACCCCGAAAGCCTGCGCCGCCAGGCCGAGGCCACCGAGGCGCGGGCCGTGCTGGCCGTGCACCTCTACGGCCAGTCCTGCGACCTCGCGCCCATCGAAGCCGTGTGCCGGGAACAGGGACTCTTCCTCATCGAGGACTGCGCCCAGGCCCACGGCACCACGTACCAGGGCCGGGCCGCCGGGACCGTGGGCGACCTCGCGGCCTTCAGCTTCTACCCGACCAAGAACCTGGGCGCGCTCGGCGACGCCGGGGCGCTGGCCGGAAGGAGCGAGGAATGGCGAGACCGCGCCCGCCTGGTGCGGCAGTACGGCGAGAACCCGCGCTACGTGAGCGTCATGCCCGGCATGAACAGCCGCATGGACGAGCTGCAGGCGGCCTTCCTGCGCGTGCGCCTGGCCCGCCTCGAGGCATTGAACGCGGAGCGAAGGCTCCTCGCCGCGCGCTACAAGGCAGGCCTCGCGGATACCCCGCTCGTCCTGCCCGCGGAGCGCCCGGGCTGCAACCACGCCTTCCACCTCTTCGTCGTGCGCGTCCCCGGCGCGCGCGGCAAGCGGGAGGCCTTGGCCGAATTCCTGAAGGAGCGCGGCATCGGCACGGCGGTGCACTACCCCGTTCCCGGACACCGCCAGCCCATGTTCGGGCTCGGCCGAGCCGACGTGGACGGCGAGTTCTCCCTCGAGATCACCGAGCATCTGGCCGACGAGGTCCTGTCCCTGCCGCTCTGGCCGGGGTTGGGCGAGGCGGCCGTGGACCGGATCTGCGCCGCGGTGCGCGAGTTCTACGGGATGTAG
- the rpsF gene encoding 30S ribosomal protein S6, giving the protein MRHYETLLLLSPELAAEARKEVLDALTGIIERENGKMLLTDEWGMRDLAYQVNKQSRGFYVRLEYAAIGNCVAELERNIRIMDGIFKFITVKLNDEFKPEEA; this is encoded by the coding sequence ATGCGTCATTACGAAACGCTTCTTCTGCTGAGCCCCGAGCTTGCCGCCGAGGCCCGCAAGGAAGTGCTCGATGCCCTGACCGGCATCATCGAACGGGAAAACGGCAAGATGCTCCTCACCGACGAGTGGGGCATGCGCGATCTGGCCTACCAGGTCAACAAGCAGTCGCGCGGCTTCTACGTCCGGCTTGAATATGCCGCCATCGGCAACTGCGTTGCCGAGCTCGAGCGCAACATCCGCATCATGGACGGCATCTTCAAGTTCATCACCGTCAAGCTGAACGACGAGTTCAAGCCCGAGGAGGCCTAG
- the rpsR gene encoding 30S ribosomal protein S18 → MAFKKRFTPRKKFCRFCADKKLPLDYKRPDILRDFITERGKIIARRITGTCAKCQRKLTREIKRSRQMSLLYYTTVHATYVRKRTI, encoded by the coding sequence ATGGCGTTCAAGAAACGGTTCACTCCCCGCAAGAAGTTCTGCCGCTTCTGCGCGGACAAGAAGCTTCCCCTGGACTACAAGCGCCCGGACATCCTGCGCGACTTCATCACCGAGCGCGGCAAGATCATCGCCCGCCGCATCACCGGCACCTGCGCCAAGTGCCAGCGCAAGCTGACCCGCGAGATCAAGCGCTCCCGGCAGATGTCCCTGCTGTACTACACCACCGTCCACGCCACCTACGTGCGTAAGCGGACCATCTAG
- the rplI gene encoding 50S ribosomal protein L9, with translation MPVQIILRADVDNLGRVGDLVKVKPGFARNFLLPQGLAMMASPSNLKRFELERKKLEAKMAGIRSAAQAEGDKLSGAAVELRVRVGEGDKLYGSVTSAMIAEKLAEQGFDIDKRRILLEAPIRALGDYAVPVKLHQDVKVDVSVRVLREGGMFDEEIAAPAGAASDAGEAEEVAAEPVAEQAE, from the coding sequence ATGCCCGTCCAGATCATTCTCAGGGCCGACGTGGACAATCTTGGCCGCGTTGGCGACTTGGTCAAAGTCAAGCCGGGCTTCGCCCGGAACTTCCTGCTCCCGCAGGGCCTGGCCATGATGGCCTCCCCCTCCAACCTCAAGCGCTTCGAGCTCGAGCGCAAGAAGCTCGAGGCCAAGATGGCGGGCATCCGCTCCGCCGCCCAGGCCGAGGGCGACAAGCTCTCCGGCGCCGCCGTCGAGCTGCGCGTGCGCGTGGGCGAGGGTGACAAGCTGTACGGCTCCGTGACCTCGGCCATGATCGCCGAGAAGCTCGCCGAGCAGGGCTTCGACATCGACAAGCGCCGTATTCTGCTCGAGGCCCCCATCCGGGCCCTGGGCGACTACGCCGTCCCCGTCAAGCTGCACCAGGACGTCAAGGTCGACGTCAGCGTGCGGGTGCTGCGTGAAGGCGGCATGTTCGACGAGGAAATCGCCGCCCCCGCCGGCGCCGCTTCCGACGCCGGTGAGGCCGAGGAGGTCGCAGCTGAGCCCGTCGCCGAGCAGGCCGAGTAG